One segment of Vagococcus martis DNA contains the following:
- a CDS encoding ribonuclease J — translation MSEVKIIPLGGVRENGKSIYIAEIEEEIFVLDCGLKYPENEQLGIDMVIPDFSYLVERQDKIAGVFLSHGHADAIGALPYLLEKVSVPVFGSELTIELAKINVKNYPNTKDFDDFHVIDENTIIEFSKSEVSFFRTTHTVPDSMGIVLTTGEGQIVYTGDFKFDQSASPMYQTDFARLAEIGKKGVLALLSDSTNAESNILSASENEVADEVVDTFRYWEGRIIVASVASNLQRIQQVFDAAYLSERFVVLTGKDVEQIVRTAIRLGKLTLPNDELIITEKQMKHKEPHELVILETGRMGEPLNTLQKMASGRHRFIRITEGDLIYITTTPSTAVETMVAKTEDMVYRAGGTVQTISDTVKVSGHANQNDLKLMLNLMKPTFFIPIQGEYRVLAKHAELANQVGIPFKNIFILGKGDVLEFETGRLRMTGSIEVENILIDGLGVGDIGNIVLRDRKILSEDGIIIAAITINRREKKIISPARITSRGFVYMKSSNNLMKESGDIVETVVLENLEKQDFDWGVLKQEIRDQLSRYLYEQTKRRPVILPVIMESSQKRK, via the coding sequence GTGAGTGAAGTAAAAATAATTCCTTTAGGAGGAGTTAGAGAAAACGGGAAAAGTATCTATATAGCAGAAATTGAGGAAGAAATTTTTGTACTAGATTGTGGGTTGAAATACCCAGAAAATGAACAATTAGGAATTGATATGGTAATCCCTGATTTTTCTTATTTAGTTGAACGTCAAGATAAGATTGCCGGAGTATTTCTAAGTCACGGACATGCAGACGCTATCGGGGCCTTACCTTATCTATTAGAAAAAGTTTCAGTACCAGTATTTGGGTCTGAATTAACAATTGAACTAGCTAAAATTAATGTAAAAAATTATCCTAACACAAAAGATTTTGATGATTTCCACGTGATTGATGAAAACACAATTATTGAATTCAGCAAATCAGAAGTGAGCTTCTTTAGAACAACACATACTGTTCCAGACTCTATGGGAATTGTGTTGACAACTGGAGAAGGGCAAATCGTATATACAGGGGATTTCAAGTTTGATCAAAGTGCAAGTCCAATGTACCAAACAGATTTTGCTAGATTAGCAGAGATTGGTAAAAAAGGTGTATTAGCTTTACTAAGTGACTCAACTAACGCTGAGAGTAATATATTATCTGCTTCTGAAAATGAAGTGGCTGATGAGGTAGTCGATACATTTAGATATTGGGAAGGTCGCATTATTGTGGCTAGTGTGGCAAGTAATTTGCAACGCATCCAACAAGTATTTGACGCAGCTTATTTAAGTGAGCGATTTGTTGTGCTAACTGGAAAAGATGTTGAGCAAATTGTTCGTACAGCGATTCGTCTAGGAAAACTAACATTACCAAATGATGAATTAATTATTACAGAAAAACAAATGAAACATAAAGAACCACATGAATTGGTTATTTTGGAAACTGGTCGTATGGGTGAGCCGTTAAACACATTACAAAAAATGGCGAGTGGACGTCACCGTTTTATCCGTATAACAGAAGGCGACCTAATCTACATCACCACAACACCATCAACTGCTGTTGAAACAATGGTAGCCAAAACAGAAGACATGGTTTATCGCGCAGGTGGAACAGTCCAAACTATTTCAGATACAGTGAAAGTTTCAGGTCATGCTAACCAAAATGATTTAAAATTGATGCTAAACTTAATGAAACCAACGTTCTTTATCCCTATTCAAGGGGAATACAGAGTGTTAGCTAAACATGCTGAATTGGCAAATCAAGTAGGTATTCCATTTAAAAACATCTTTATCTTAGGTAAAGGAGATGTTTTAGAATTTGAAACAGGTAGATTGAGAATGACAGGTTCTATTGAAGTCGAAAATATCTTGATAGATGGGCTCGGTGTAGGAGACATTGGAAATATTGTCTTAAGAGATAGAAAAATTTTATCTGAAGATGGTATTATTATCGCAGCCATTACGATTAATCGTCGCGAGAAAAAAATTATTTCTCCAGCTAGAATCACGTCACGTGGGTTTGTTTACATGAAATCAAGTAATAATTTGATGAAAGAAAGTGGCGATATTGTTGAGACAGTCGTCCTAGAAAATCTTGAAAAACAAGATTTTGACTGGGGTGTGTTGAAGCAAGAGATAAGAGACCAGTTAAGTCGCTATTTATATGAGCAAACAAAAC
- a CDS encoding aminotransferase-like domain-containing protein gives MNIILERETNTPLYRQIMNQLISQIDAGSLYENFRLPSERELANQLGVNRSTVVRAYDELNAEGFVEKRASSGTYVIGQSEAQTVNHLRERIQFNYQNYQQNDYMTKVEEMIKTDTSSVLDAYSGELPYNLIPNISLPNVNWQSFLSVEVSRLGYKPLRKNIATLVGKMYSYEPKIEEIMLTAGGQQSLVLLIQSLLKPGDTVALEDPSFFNGISVLNAMSIKVVRIPIDKDGLCVNELEDAIKKESIQLVLTNPNFQNPTGTTMSLTRRKKLIALCELYRIPIIEDDVFGQLAYETPSRIPLLKELSPQLVIYIGSLSKILGSRMQLGWIEAPVYVLDEVAKLRDEYETQLNIFPQVMASYAISDSEFSEKLMVLRQTLEKRMRYFIEAIKKELSSSLDYTMPKGGYYIWLTYTKRTLTKEDWRLLINDSIAVLPGFVMSKEMQSCRVNVSRLTTKQIDLFIIKFKDIITQWNKQIEE, from the coding sequence GTGAATATTATATTAGAAAGAGAAACCAATACGCCATTGTATCGACAAATTATGAATCAATTGATTTCTCAAATTGATGCAGGTAGTCTGTACGAAAATTTTAGACTACCATCAGAAAGAGAGTTAGCTAATCAACTAGGTGTCAATCGCAGTACAGTTGTAAGAGCTTATGATGAGTTAAATGCTGAAGGGTTTGTCGAAAAAAGAGCGAGTAGTGGAACGTATGTTATTGGCCAGTCAGAAGCACAGACGGTTAATCATTTGAGAGAACGAATTCAGTTTAATTATCAAAATTATCAACAAAATGATTATATGACAAAAGTGGAAGAGATGATAAAAACGGATACGTCAAGTGTATTAGATGCTTATAGTGGTGAGTTACCTTATAATTTAATTCCTAATATCAGTTTGCCTAATGTAAATTGGCAATCATTTTTATCTGTAGAAGTGTCTAGACTTGGATATAAGCCACTTCGAAAAAATATTGCGACATTGGTAGGCAAAATGTATTCGTATGAACCAAAAATCGAAGAAATCATGTTAACAGCTGGTGGACAACAAAGCTTAGTATTACTAATCCAATCTTTACTAAAACCAGGAGATACTGTGGCATTGGAAGATCCGTCTTTTTTTAATGGCATTTCTGTTTTAAATGCCATGTCGATTAAAGTGGTTAGAATACCGATTGATAAAGATGGTTTATGTGTGAATGAGTTGGAGGATGCGATAAAAAAAGAGAGTATCCAACTTGTCTTAACTAATCCGAACTTTCAAAATCCAACAGGTACCACGATGAGTTTGACTAGACGAAAAAAATTAATAGCATTGTGTGAGCTATATCGCATTCCAATTATTGAAGATGATGTATTTGGCCAGTTAGCTTATGAAACACCTAGTAGAATACCGTTACTTAAAGAATTATCTCCTCAATTAGTTATCTACATTGGGTCGTTATCGAAAATACTAGGTAGTAGAATGCAATTAGGATGGATTGAAGCACCTGTTTATGTGCTGGATGAAGTTGCAAAGCTAAGAGATGAATATGAAACCCAGTTAAATATTTTTCCTCAAGTCATGGCATCATATGCTATTTCAGATTCAGAGTTTTCTGAAAAATTGATGGTATTACGTCAGACTCTAGAAAAGAGAATGAGATATTTTATTGAGGCCATCAAAAAAGAATTAAGTTCTAGTCTTGATTACACGATGCCAAAAGGTGGCTATTATATATGGTTGACCTATACCAAACGCACGCTGACAAAAGAGGATTGGCGTTTGTTAATTAACGACTCTATTGCTGTATTACCAGGATTTGTGATGAGTAAAGAAATGCAAAGCTGTCGAGTAAATGTCTCGCGACTAACGACAAAACAAATTGATTTATTTATCATAAAATTTAAAGATATCATCACTCAATGGAATAAACAGATTGAAGAGTAA
- the thiD gene encoding bifunctional hydroxymethylpyrimidine kinase/phosphomethylpyrimidine kinase encodes MVKKILTVAGSDAGGGAGIQADLKTFEEYGTFGISSITSILTVDPKTKKPSIYPIPIDIVEKELDTAFSGGALDALKIGLLGSLPVIDLLEHYLVKVNQKNIVLDPVMAVKTNKDVLQPELVNGMIKKLMPLADIVTPNLVEACILSDIPAIETEEDMTKAAKKIFDLGPKSVIIKGGARFKGDVATDLFYDGKQLLFIHEDKLDTVTNHGAGCSFAAAITAGLAKGLTLESSVKLAKKYVTSAIKHGLYLNDFTGYVWHGAFLEATNRMTLGDD; translated from the coding sequence ATGGTAAAAAAAATATTAACCGTTGCTGGCTCTGATGCAGGAGGCGGCGCAGGGATTCAAGCAGATTTAAAAACATTTGAAGAATATGGGACATTTGGGATAAGCAGTATCACCAGTATTTTAACCGTTGATCCCAAAACAAAAAAACCATCCATTTACCCAATCCCGATTGATATCGTGGAAAAAGAACTCGATACTGCCTTTTCTGGTGGTGCTCTTGACGCATTAAAAATCGGGCTATTAGGTAGTTTACCAGTCATTGATTTACTCGAACATTATTTAGTCAAAGTAAATCAAAAAAATATCGTTTTAGATCCTGTGATGGCTGTTAAAACAAATAAAGATGTGTTACAACCTGAATTGGTCAATGGCATGATAAAAAAATTGATGCCTTTAGCAGATATTGTGACACCAAACCTTGTCGAAGCCTGTATATTGTCTGATATACCGGCAATCGAAACAGAAGAAGACATGACAAAAGCTGCTAAAAAAATTTTCGACCTTGGACCAAAATCTGTCATCATCAAAGGTGGTGCTCGTTTTAAAGGAGACGTTGCAACAGATTTATTTTATGATGGTAAACAGCTTTTGTTTATCCACGAAGACAAGTTGGATACTGTTACAAACCACGGAGCTGGATGCTCCTTTGCAGCAGCTATTACTGCAGGACTTGCAAAAGGCTTAACCCTTGAATCAAGTGTTAAGTTAGCGAAAAAATATGTAACAAGTGCAATAAAACATGGCCTATATTTAAATGACTTTACAGGATATGTTTGGCATGGTGCCTTTTTAGAGGCAACAAATAGAATGACTTTAGGAGATGATTAG
- a CDS encoding ECF transporter S component: protein MTSTRWSIKETTLMGLFAALTVVGTSIRVPLPALVGNPFFHFGLPILSLAVLTLGFFKGSLAGGIGFAIFDILNGFAAEAPYFVLESFVVGAALSLAYSRLQKYDDNVWFIPTIMFFAAIAKIIMTFLKNLVIQLMMGNTFGVSAFASFSTLYITVINAIAAIIIVSLLYKPVKALTSKMLY from the coding sequence ATGACTAGTACAAGATGGAGTATAAAAGAAACCACATTAATGGGATTATTCGCGGCTTTAACGGTTGTTGGGACAAGTATTCGTGTCCCACTACCAGCCCTTGTAGGAAATCCATTTTTTCACTTTGGCTTACCGATTTTATCGTTAGCAGTGTTAACGCTAGGCTTTTTTAAAGGATCTTTGGCCGGTGGAATTGGTTTTGCTATTTTTGATATTTTAAATGGATTTGCCGCTGAAGCACCTTATTTCGTGTTAGAAAGTTTTGTCGTTGGTGCTGCTCTTAGTTTGGCTTATTCACGACTTCAAAAATATGACGACAACGTTTGGTTTATTCCAACGATTATGTTTTTTGCAGCTATCGCTAAAATCATCATGACTTTTCTAAAAAATTTAGTCATTCAACTCATGATGGGAAATACGTTTGGCGTGTCTGCTTTTGCCAGTTTTTCAACACTTTATATTACTGTTATTAACGCTATTGCCGCCATTATTATTGTGTCATTACTTTATAAGCCGGTAAAAGCTCTTACAAGTAAAATGTTGTACTAA
- the nhaC gene encoding Na+/H+ antiporter NhaC, translated as MKKKIGLLEASVVLLIILCCISLGVIVFKLSPNVVILFAVALTIGYMVMRKMPLEWVNEGIVSGLKPGIIPIFIFLLVGALIAVWIQAGIIPTIMVIGFKLLSVKWFIPSVFLVCAIVGSAVGSAFTVMSTIGIAFFGIGVTLGLNPPLIVGAIASGAIFGDKMSPLSESTNLASAVVEADLFDHIKNMMWSTIPAFLVSLILFTVIGKSDETAELTHVKEVTQVLETHFHISLWSLVPILLMLICAWKKLPAIMTILLNVVVAVVMIIFQQGSVDLANLASVIENGFVSKTGNEQVDMLLTRGGINSMTFTVLLIILTLSLGGILMRIGLVTTVIEAVAKKLHSPKQLIIVSLLSSIGVNIFIGEQLLSVILPGNAFKDVYKKMDLDPVVLSRTLEDGGTVINYLVPWGIAGSFVANTFGVPTMSYMPFVFFSLLSPVFSIVSALTGIGVRYTKKVAD; from the coding sequence ATGAAGAAAAAGATTGGCTTGTTAGAAGCAAGTGTTGTGTTATTAATTATTTTATGTTGTATTTCATTAGGCGTTATTGTGTTTAAATTGTCACCTAATGTGGTGATATTATTTGCGGTTGCGTTGACAATTGGCTACATGGTAATGAGAAAAATGCCATTAGAGTGGGTCAACGAAGGCATTGTAAGTGGCTTAAAACCGGGAATTATTCCAATTTTTATCTTTTTACTTGTTGGCGCACTTATAGCCGTCTGGATACAAGCTGGTATCATCCCAACCATTATGGTAATAGGATTTAAATTATTAAGTGTGAAGTGGTTTATTCCATCTGTTTTTCTTGTTTGTGCTATTGTCGGGAGTGCCGTTGGGAGTGCCTTTACCGTCATGTCGACTATCGGTATTGCTTTTTTTGGAATTGGTGTGACACTGGGGTTAAACCCTCCTTTAATTGTTGGAGCAATAGCTTCAGGAGCGATTTTTGGTGATAAGATGTCGCCACTGTCTGAATCAACTAATTTAGCTTCAGCTGTGGTTGAAGCAGATTTATTTGACCATATAAAAAATATGATGTGGTCAACAATTCCAGCCTTTTTAGTGTCGTTGATTTTATTCACAGTGATTGGAAAATCTGATGAGACAGCAGAATTGACACATGTTAAAGAAGTGACACAAGTATTGGAAACCCATTTTCATATATCTTTATGGTCGCTTGTTCCAATTCTACTCATGCTAATCTGTGCGTGGAAAAAACTTCCAGCGATCATGACGATTTTATTAAATGTGGTAGTGGCAGTTGTGATGATTATTTTCCAACAAGGTTCAGTTGATTTGGCTAATTTAGCCAGTGTCATTGAAAATGGGTTTGTTTCTAAAACAGGGAATGAACAAGTGGACATGTTACTAACGCGTGGTGGGATTAACAGCATGACGTTTACAGTGTTATTGATTATTTTAACCTTATCACTTGGTGGTATTTTGATGCGAATTGGGTTAGTGACAACAGTGATTGAAGCTGTAGCGAAAAAACTTCATTCACCAAAACAATTAATTATTGTGAGTTTGTTATCTAGTATTGGGGTAAATATTTTTATCGGGGAACAATTGTTATCAGTAATTTTACCAGGAAATGCTTTTAAAGATGTTTATAAAAAAATGGATTTAGACCCAGTTGTGTTGAGTCGAACGCTCGAAGATGGAGGAACGGTAATCAATTACTTAGTTCCTTGGGGGATTGCCGGAAGTTTTGTTGCTAATACATTTGGCGTACCAACAATGAGTTATATGCCGTTTGTTTTCTTTAGTTTATTGTCACCAGTATTTTCTATAGTAAGTGCCCTAACAGGAATTGGAGTAAGATACACAAAAAAAGTTGCCGATTAG
- a CDS encoding alpha/beta fold hydrolase, which yields MRISKQFILLMGILILILSGCRLNNSVKPLSSEEKEVDVAYSDVPTIFLHGAGGGKHSLGGMLTRFTNQEVAQKSLVLTVSKDGVVSENKALKGGHFSKDNPMVQVLFEDNRNNEWEQAAWIKAVLVFLQENYQVKTVNLVGHSMGGISEFRYLLQDGKNTTLPKVNKLVAIGSPFNEFLDTFDSQSLDDLLITGPSQRSERFILYENELDGMPKDVDVLLIAGKLSENDLSDKVVPLSSALSVNMMLMNNGNNVEHVIITGADHSGLHENKEVDEKVSHFLWYKN from the coding sequence TTGCGTATTTCAAAGCAGTTTATTTTGTTAATGGGTATACTTATCTTGATATTATCAGGTTGTCGACTCAATAATTCAGTGAAACCTTTGTCTTCGGAAGAAAAGGAAGTAGATGTTGCATACTCTGATGTCCCTACTATATTTCTACATGGTGCTGGCGGTGGAAAGCACTCTTTAGGTGGCATGTTGACCCGTTTTACTAATCAAGAAGTGGCACAGAAATCATTAGTATTAACTGTGTCAAAAGATGGTGTTGTAAGTGAGAACAAAGCATTGAAGGGTGGACATTTTTCAAAAGATAATCCAATGGTTCAAGTATTATTTGAAGACAATCGCAATAATGAGTGGGAACAAGCTGCTTGGATAAAAGCCGTTTTAGTGTTTCTCCAAGAAAACTATCAAGTGAAAACAGTCAATCTAGTTGGTCATTCAATGGGTGGTATCAGTGAATTCAGGTATTTATTGCAAGATGGTAAAAATACAACACTTCCTAAAGTAAATAAATTAGTTGCTATAGGTTCACCATTTAATGAGTTTTTAGATACGTTTGATAGTCAAAGTTTAGATGATTTACTAATAACAGGACCTAGTCAAAGAAGTGAGCGTTTTATTCTTTATGAAAATGAGTTAGATGGTATGCCAAAAGACGTGGACGTGTTATTAATTGCTGGTAAATTATCTGAAAATGATTTGAGTGATAAAGTAGTCCCGTTGAGTAGTGCCTTGTCCGTTAACATGATGTTAATGAATAATGGAAATAATGTGGAGCATGTCATCATTACAGGTGCCGACCATAGTGGCTTACATGAAAACAAAGAAGTCGATGAAAAAGTGAGTCATTTTTTATGGTATAAAAATTAA
- the nusG gene encoding transcription termination/antitermination protein NusG: protein MESFERQWYVLHTYSGYENKVKTNIESRAQSMGMEDFIFRVVVPEEEEREIKNGQEKITAKKTFPGYVLVEMIMTDESWYIVRNTPGVTGFVGSHGAGSKPAPLLPEEVTHILGKLGMSKRVTDLDVELGETVTITEGAFSGLTGEITEIDLEKQKLKVNIDMFGRETSTELDFDQVDKL, encoded by the coding sequence GTGGAATCGTTTGAAAGACAGTGGTACGTATTACATACATATTCAGGATATGAAAACAAAGTAAAGACAAATATCGAATCTCGTGCACAAAGTATGGGAATGGAAGATTTTATTTTTCGTGTGGTTGTTCCAGAAGAGGAAGAAAGAGAAATAAAAAATGGGCAAGAAAAAATTACAGCAAAAAAAACGTTCCCTGGTTATGTGTTAGTTGAAATGATTATGACAGATGAATCTTGGTATATTGTACGTAATACACCGGGAGTGACAGGATTTGTCGGCTCACACGGAGCAGGAAGTAAACCGGCACCATTGTTACCAGAAGAGGTAACACACATACTTGGTAAATTAGGTATGAGTAAACGTGTAACTGACTTAGACGTTGAGTTAGGCGAAACAGTGACGATTACAGAAGGTGCTTTCTCTGGATTAACAGGAGAAATTACAGAAATCGATCTAGAAAAACAAAAACTAAAAGTAAATATTGACATGTTTGGTCGTGAAACAAGTACAGAATTGGACTTTGATCAAGTAGATAAACTGTAA
- the secE gene encoding preprotein translocase subunit SecE: MKFLKSVIEEMKLVTWPTRKKLVKDVITVIQSTILFALFFAAVDFLLAKISYIGLKGL, from the coding sequence ATGAAATTCTTAAAAAGTGTTATTGAAGAGATGAAACTTGTAACATGGCCCACACGTAAAAAATTAGTTAAAGATGTGATTACTGTCATCCAATCAACTATTTTATTTGCGTTATTCTTTGCAGCAGTTGACTTTTTATTAGCGAAAATTTCTTACATAGGTCTTAAAGGTCTGTAG
- the rpmG gene encoding 50S ribosomal protein L33, whose translation MAQKKSALACTVCGSRNYSKAVSDSQRTERLEVKKFCKYCKKHTVHKETK comes from the coding sequence TTGGCTCAAAAAAAATCAGCACTTGCTTGTACCGTATGTGGTTCGCGTAATTACTCAAAAGCAGTTAGTGATTCACAACGTACAGAGCGATTAGAAGTGAAGAAATTCTGTAAGTATTGTAAAAAGCATACAGTACATAAAGAAACGAAATAA